Proteins from a genomic interval of Methanofollis formosanus:
- a CDS encoding tetratricopeptide repeat protein, protein MKSPLLTLSLCCIGILMVYTGGCIAADTGNSDTSNLSAFKERVNESQKYYDEMVASDPENATAWCIRGMFYNNNYNRYDEALASCERALGLDPEYGLAWYLKGTILTNMEKDAEAEACFRNATKYDPTLPEGLGEPVERSSYGAGGYSIATG, encoded by the coding sequence ATGAAGTCTCCACTCCTCACACTCTCGCTCTGCTGCATCGGGATTCTGATGGTGTATACCGGCGGGTGCATCGCCGCCGACACCGGAAATTCGGATACCTCCAACCTCTCCGCATTCAAAGAGCGGGTGAACGAGAGCCAGAAATACTACGACGAGATGGTCGCGTCAGACCCGGAGAACGCCACCGCGTGGTGCATCCGGGGGATGTTCTACAACAACAATTACAACCGGTATGACGAGGCCCTGGCGAGTTGCGAGAGAGCGCTCGGACTGGACCCCGAGTACGGCCTGGCCTGGTACCTGAAAGGGACCATCCTGACGAACATGGAGAAGGACGCCGAAGCGGAGGCGTGCTTCAGGAATGCAACGAAATACGATCCCACACTGCCCGAAGGTCTCGGGGAGCCGGTGGAGCGGTCCTCATACGGGGCCGGGGGATACAGCATCGCCACGGGGTGA
- a CDS encoding fumarate hydratase: MMESASSGLLEAVAAATASALHEAETSLPADVNAAIGRALEREQDPTARAQLENIRENIRYAGERGLPLCQDTGVPVVYLTLPPSVPATADLYEAVAEGVRRATAEVPLRPNVVDPLTRENTKDNTGGGMPTIHVRPGEELTVTVLPKGAGAENCSRIAMLLPSQKGEIARFVAETMLLAGGKPCPPVVLGVGIGATFDGAAALAKEALLLSIDEMDPFEQDLCDAVNALGIGPMGLGGAVTALAVKVKRGHCHTASLPVAVNVQCWASRRATRKVEVEQWT; this comes from the coding sequence ATGATGGAGAGCGCGTCATCCGGACTTCTGGAGGCAGTCGCCGCGGCAACGGCGTCCGCACTCCATGAGGCCGAGACTTCCCTTCCCGCCGACGTGAACGCGGCGATCGGCCGGGCACTCGAGCGAGAACAGGACCCGACCGCACGGGCCCAGCTCGAGAACATTCGGGAAAATATCCGCTATGCCGGGGAGCGCGGGCTCCCCCTCTGCCAGGACACCGGCGTCCCGGTCGTCTATCTCACCCTCCCGCCCTCGGTGCCGGCGACCGCCGACCTGTACGAGGCGGTGGCGGAAGGGGTACGCCGGGCGACGGCCGAGGTCCCGCTCAGGCCCAACGTCGTCGACCCGCTCACCCGGGAGAATACGAAAGACAATACCGGCGGCGGGATGCCGACGATTCATGTGCGGCCCGGCGAGGAGTTGACGGTCACCGTCCTTCCCAAAGGAGCGGGCGCCGAGAACTGTTCGCGGATCGCGATGCTTCTTCCCTCGCAGAAAGGCGAGATCGCCCGGTTCGTCGCGGAGACGATGCTCCTCGCCGGCGGCAAACCCTGCCCGCCGGTCGTCCTCGGGGTCGGGATCGGCGCCACCTTCGACGGGGCGGCGGCGCTTGCAAAAGAGGCGCTGCTCCTTTCGATCGACGAGATGGACCCTTTCGAGCAGGACCTCTGCGACGCCGTCAACGCCCTCGGGATCGGGCCGATGGGCCTGGGCGGGGCGGTCACCGCTCTCGCCGTCAAGGTGAAGCGGGGCCACTGCCACACCGCCTCCCTCCCGGTGGCGGTCAACGTCCAGTGCTGGGCGTCCAGGCGGGCGACCAGAAAAGTGGAGGTGGAGCAATGGACCTGA
- the sucD gene encoding succinate--CoA ligase subunit alpha: MIYGDKDTGVIVQGATGKQGSFHINLMNEYARSVGGRGVVAGVTPGKGGREVCGVPVYDTVKEALAEHDATSSVLFVPAGAAGDSIMEGAHAGLDLIVAVTEHIPVHDAMKAIGYAETMGCTVIGPNCPGLLSPGELKLGIMPAHLSSRGHVGVVSRSGTLTYEVVDELTRAGIGQSTVVGIGGDPVIGQTFADTLARFEEDPQTKAVVLIGEVGGNLEEEGVKSTDLPIAAYIAGVTAPPNKRMGHAGAIIAGGEGDAKSKIQRLKAMGVDVASRPSEIPGIIKRLL, from the coding sequence ATGATTTACGGCGACAAAGACACGGGCGTCATCGTGCAGGGCGCGACCGGCAAACAGGGTTCGTTCCATATCAACCTGATGAACGAGTATGCCCGCTCGGTCGGGGGCAGAGGCGTCGTCGCCGGGGTCACGCCCGGCAAGGGCGGCCGCGAGGTCTGCGGCGTCCCGGTCTACGACACCGTCAAGGAAGCGCTGGCCGAACACGACGCGACGTCGAGCGTCCTCTTCGTCCCGGCCGGTGCGGCCGGTGACTCGATCATGGAAGGCGCCCACGCGGGGCTCGACCTGATCGTGGCGGTCACCGAACATATCCCGGTCCACGACGCCATGAAGGCGATCGGGTACGCGGAGACGATGGGCTGCACGGTCATCGGCCCGAACTGTCCGGGCCTCCTCTCACCCGGCGAACTGAAACTCGGGATCATGCCGGCCCACCTCTCCTCCCGCGGCCACGTCGGGGTCGTCTCGCGGAGCGGGACACTCACCTACGAGGTCGTCGACGAACTGACGAGGGCGGGCATCGGCCAGTCCACGGTCGTCGGGATCGGGGGCGACCCGGTCATCGGCCAGACCTTCGCCGACACCCTGGCCCGCTTCGAGGAAGACCCGCAGACCAAAGCCGTGGTGCTCATCGGCGAGGTCGGCGGCAACCTGGAAGAGGAAGGCGTAAAGTCGACCGACCTGCCCATCGCGGCCTACATCGCCGGGGTCACCGCCCCGCCGAACAAACGGATGGGCCACGCGGGTGCGATCATCGCCGGCGGCGAGGGCGACGCGAAGTCCAAGATCCAGCGGCTCAAAGCGATGGGGGTCGACGTCGCCTCGCGGCCCTCCGAGATCCCCGGCATCATCAAAAGACTCCTATGA
- a CDS encoding 4Fe-4S dicluster domain-containing protein, whose amino-acid sequence MKLIIDETRCKGCNLCTLVCPYKIFQEGTKPNHKGVVVPVLDRPERCTNCRLQKLYGRVLCGVCQMICPDQAITWVDEDPYTPEKVVIEE is encoded by the coding sequence ATGAAACTCATCATCGACGAGACCAGGTGCAAGGGCTGCAACCTCTGCACCCTGGTCTGCCCATATAAGATCTTTCAGGAGGGGACGAAACCGAACCACAAGGGCGTGGTGGTGCCTGTCCTCGACCGCCCCGAGCGCTGCACCAACTGCCGGTTGCAGAAGTTGTACGGGCGGGTGCTCTGCGGCGTCTGCCAGATGATCTGCCCAGACCAGGCGATCACCTGGGTGGACGAAGATCCCTACACACCGGAAAAGGTGGTGATTGAGGAGTGA
- a CDS encoding thiamine pyrophosphate-dependent enzyme has translation MPHIYCTGCGNGTVINCTLNAVNQMGWEPEDTVFISGIGCSSRAPGYIVTDSLHTTHGRAIPFATGVKLSRPDLHVVVFTGDGDMAAIGGNHFIHACRRNIDLTVVCMNNYIYGMTGGQGSPCTPLGAISTTTPYGCHEAPFDLASLAVAAGANYVSRWTSYHVKELTRAVQAGLETPGFSLVEALVQCPTGYGRRNKLRDAHSMILWMRDHAVLMKKWKQMEAEGRPLPADKFPVGEFVRRNRPAMGVPEE, from the coding sequence ATGCCCCACATCTACTGCACCGGGTGCGGGAACGGCACGGTGATCAACTGCACCCTCAACGCCGTGAACCAGATGGGCTGGGAGCCCGAGGACACGGTCTTCATCTCAGGGATCGGGTGTTCGTCCAGGGCGCCGGGGTACATCGTCACCGACTCCCTCCACACCACCCACGGCCGGGCGATCCCCTTCGCCACCGGCGTGAAACTCAGCCGGCCCGACCTCCACGTCGTGGTCTTCACCGGCGATGGCGACATGGCGGCGATCGGCGGCAACCACTTCATCCATGCCTGCCGGAGGAACATCGACCTCACCGTCGTCTGCATGAACAACTACATCTACGGGATGACCGGCGGGCAGGGGAGCCCGTGCACCCCGCTCGGCGCCATCTCGACCACGACGCCGTACGGGTGCCACGAGGCCCCCTTCGACCTCGCCTCCCTCGCGGTGGCGGCCGGTGCGAACTATGTCTCCCGCTGGACCTCGTACCATGTGAAGGAACTGACGCGGGCGGTGCAGGCCGGGCTGGAGACCCCGGGCTTCTCGCTCGTCGAGGCCCTGGTCCAGTGCCCGACCGGGTACGGGCGGCGGAACAAACTCCGCGACGCCCACTCGATGATCCTGTGGATGCGCGACCATGCCGTCCTGATGAAAAAATGGAAACAGATGGAGGCCGAAGGCCGACCGCTCCCCGCGGACAAGTTCCCGGTGGGCGAGTTCGTGCGGCGGAACCGGCCGGCGATGGGGGTGCCTGAAGAATGA
- a CDS encoding 2-oxoacid:acceptor oxidoreductase subunit alpha, producing the protein MTRLEFWQGNTACAEGALAAGCRFFGGYPITPSTEVAEHMARRLPKVGGVFVQMEDELASIASVIGASWTGKRSMTATSGPGFSLMMENLGYAIMTETPCVVVNVQRGGPSTGQPTRASQGDMMQCRFGSHGDIAVIAVSPGSVQEMYELTAKAFNLSDRYRVPTFVMTDEIIAHMRERIEVPDAVEIVERRPLEKGALPFAAGEDGVPGFPTFGQGYGVHVTGLTHDERGYPSSTDPEVHDRLVRRLVGKVEGARREMADYEVTNPDAEVVFVSYGSPGRSVKQAVRDMDDERVGSLRLRVVWPFPDFALQEFTNARVFLVPELNLGQIAREVASHTAVPVVPVPELGGELHTPARLAKTAEEYL; encoded by the coding sequence GTGACGCGTCTTGAGTTCTGGCAGGGCAACACCGCCTGTGCCGAAGGTGCCCTCGCGGCCGGGTGCCGGTTCTTCGGGGGCTACCCGATCACGCCCTCGACCGAGGTCGCCGAACACATGGCCAGACGCCTTCCGAAGGTCGGCGGCGTCTTTGTCCAGATGGAAGACGAACTGGCAAGCATCGCCTCGGTGATCGGCGCCTCGTGGACCGGGAAGCGGTCCATGACCGCCACCTCGGGTCCGGGTTTCTCCCTGATGATGGAGAACCTCGGCTATGCGATCATGACCGAGACCCCGTGCGTCGTCGTCAATGTCCAGCGCGGCGGGCCGAGCACCGGTCAGCCGACCCGCGCCTCCCAGGGCGACATGATGCAGTGCCGGTTCGGGTCGCACGGCGACATCGCGGTCATCGCCGTCAGCCCGGGGTCGGTGCAGGAGATGTACGAACTGACCGCAAAGGCCTTCAACCTCTCGGACCGGTACCGGGTGCCGACCTTCGTGATGACCGACGAGATCATCGCGCATATGCGCGAGCGGATCGAGGTGCCCGACGCCGTCGAGATCGTCGAGCGCCGGCCGCTCGAGAAGGGTGCGCTCCCCTTCGCCGCGGGCGAAGACGGCGTCCCCGGGTTCCCGACCTTCGGCCAGGGCTACGGGGTGCACGTCACCGGACTCACCCACGACGAGCGGGGCTACCCCTCCTCCACCGACCCCGAGGTCCACGACCGCCTGGTCAGGCGGCTCGTCGGGAAAGTCGAGGGGGCGCGCCGGGAGATGGCCGACTACGAGGTGACCAACCCGGACGCCGAGGTGGTCTTCGTCTCGTACGGATCGCCCGGACGCTCGGTGAAACAAGCGGTCAGGGACATGGACGACGAACGGGTCGGTTCCCTGCGCCTGCGGGTGGTCTGGCCCTTCCCCGACTTCGCGCTGCAGGAGTTCACAAACGCCAGGGTCTTTTTAGTCCCCGAACTGAACCTCGGGCAGATCGCGCGGGAGGTCGCCAGCCACACCGCGGTGCCGGTCGTCCCGGTGCCCGAACTCGGCGGCGAACTGCACACCCCGGCGCGGCTCGCCAAGACGGCGGAGGAATACCTGTGA
- a CDS encoding DNA integrity scanning protein DisA nucleotide-binding domain protein, with translation MNEQLLVQTGADLAEEIGARAVVAFTRPCTCQAKVPLIWVQDLQLDILKDLSMCEILSVCEHHMLDAAVQVYLKDRFEDGTVVAVFPYAILVFDLEKAKNFVNIKEYEDIVPRDVMYAVLNLALEIAVEGREGRAIGTAFVIGDPTKIARHSHQAILNPYAGHDPAYRDVTNRENWESVKEFAQIDGVFVLDTEGTLQSAGTYLDVNAKVVDLPPGLGGRHLATAAITAVMPAVGVTVSESGGLVRVFRDGVCTITIRSDIRITS, from the coding sequence ATGAACGAGCAACTCCTTGTCCAGACCGGGGCGGACCTCGCCGAAGAGATCGGGGCACGGGCGGTCGTCGCCTTCACCCGCCCCTGCACCTGCCAGGCAAAGGTGCCGCTGATCTGGGTCCAGGACCTGCAGCTCGACATCCTCAAGGACCTCTCGATGTGCGAGATCCTCTCGGTCTGCGAGCACCATATGCTCGACGCCGCGGTGCAGGTCTACCTGAAGGACCGGTTCGAGGACGGGACGGTGGTGGCGGTCTTCCCGTACGCCATCCTGGTCTTCGACCTGGAGAAGGCGAAGAACTTCGTCAATATCAAGGAGTACGAGGACATCGTCCCCAGGGACGTGATGTACGCCGTCCTCAACCTGGCCCTCGAGATCGCCGTCGAAGGACGGGAGGGCAGGGCGATCGGGACCGCCTTCGTCATCGGCGACCCGACAAAGATCGCCCGCCACTCCCACCAGGCGATCCTCAACCCGTACGCGGGGCACGACCCGGCCTACCGCGACGTCACAAACCGCGAGAACTGGGAGAGCGTCAAGGAGTTCGCGCAGATCGACGGGGTCTTCGTCCTGGACACCGAAGGGACGCTCCAGTCGGCCGGGACGTACCTCGACGTCAACGCGAAGGTCGTCGACCTCCCGCCGGGCCTGGGCGGGCGGCACCTGGCGACGGCGGCGATCACCGCGGTGATGCCTGCCGTCGGGGTGACGGTCTCGGAGAGCGGCGGATTGGTGAGAGTCTTCCGTGACGGCGTCTGTACGATTACGATCCGGTCGGATATCAGGATCACCAGTTAG
- a CDS encoding FumA C-terminus/TtdB family hydratase beta subunit: MDLTTPLGDEVLDLRAGDAVTLSGTVYTARDEAHLRMMEEGIPFDPVGAAVYHCGPVIRDRKEVVAAGPTTSARMNALSGFLLDAGVRALVGKGGMDERVRDELRGRGVYLAFTGGCAALAAARMQVKGVSFEDLGMAEAVWEIELDHLPLIVGIDAHGGDLFEAVRQKAKLQFDQQFNSYKGPGL, encoded by the coding sequence ATGGACCTGACCACGCCGCTCGGCGACGAGGTGCTCGACCTCCGTGCCGGCGACGCCGTCACCCTGTCTGGGACGGTGTATACCGCACGGGACGAGGCGCACCTCCGGATGATGGAGGAGGGCATCCCCTTCGATCCCGTGGGTGCGGCGGTCTACCACTGCGGCCCGGTGATCCGGGACAGAAAAGAAGTCGTCGCCGCCGGCCCGACCACCTCGGCGCGGATGAACGCCCTCTCGGGCTTTCTCCTCGACGCCGGCGTCCGCGCCCTCGTCGGCAAAGGCGGCATGGACGAGCGGGTCAGGGACGAACTCCGGGGCCGCGGGGTCTACCTCGCCTTCACCGGAGGGTGCGCCGCCCTTGCCGCCGCCCGTATGCAGGTGAAAGGCGTCTCTTTTGAAGACCTCGGGATGGCCGAGGCGGTCTGGGAGATCGAACTCGACCATCTCCCGCTTATCGTCGGGATCGACGCCCACGGCGGCGACCTCTTCGAGGCCGTGAGGCAGAAGGCAAAACTACAATTTGACCAGCAGTTCAATAGTTATAAAGGACCGGGTTTATGA
- a CDS encoding ABC transporter ATP-binding protein, whose product MTLSIKHVSKVFVNEKGEEVTALRDVNLEVEDGEFICILGPSGCGKTTLLRIIAGLDTPSGGRAEINGKEIDGPAPELAMIFQEYSLYPWRTIIDNTAFGLEVRGVPKEERYAKAREYLKLVGLEEFENSHPYELSGGMRQRVAVARALCAEPQVLLMDEPFGALDAQTRNTMQEELLEIWQKTKKTVIFVTHSVDEAVYLSDRVVVLSPRPSNVREVVTVPQKRPRDRTSVEFAQVRRYVLSLIQNQGD is encoded by the coding sequence ATGACGCTCTCGATCAAGCATGTATCAAAGGTCTTCGTCAACGAGAAGGGCGAGGAGGTGACGGCGCTCCGCGACGTCAACCTGGAGGTCGAGGACGGCGAGTTCATCTGTATCCTGGGGCCCTCAGGGTGCGGGAAGACGACGCTCCTGCGGATCATCGCGGGGCTCGACACCCCGTCAGGCGGGCGGGCCGAGATCAACGGCAAGGAGATCGACGGGCCGGCGCCGGAACTCGCGATGATCTTCCAGGAGTACTCGCTGTACCCCTGGCGGACGATCATCGACAACACCGCCTTCGGGCTCGAGGTCCGGGGCGTCCCGAAGGAGGAGCGGTACGCGAAGGCGCGGGAGTACCTCAAACTCGTCGGGCTCGAGGAGTTCGAGAACAGCCATCCGTACGAACTCTCCGGCGGGATGCGCCAGCGGGTCGCGGTGGCCCGCGCCCTCTGCGCCGAGCCCCAGGTGCTCCTGATGGACGAGCCCTTCGGGGCCCTCGACGCCCAGACCAGGAACACGATGCAGGAAGAACTCCTCGAGATCTGGCAGAAGACGAAGAAGACGGTGATCTTCGTCACCCACAGCGTGGACGAGGCGGTCTATCTCTCCGACCGCGTCGTCGTCCTCTCCCCGCGGCCGTCGAATGTGCGGGAGGTCGTGACGGTGCCGCAGAAGCGCCCCCGCGACCGGACGAGCGTCGAGTTCGCCCAGGTCCGGCGGTACGTGCTCTCGTTGATCCAGAACCAGGGCGACTGA
- a CDS encoding methionine adenosyltransferase yields MIRNIRVEQIEQTPTEQQQIELVERKGIGHPDSIADGIAEAISRALCRAYMDECGVYLHHNTDQGEIVAGESIPCFGGGKVVKPIYALLTGRATKTFDGINIPADAIAVEAARAYVKSIIPIMNMERDIIVDCRMGTGSTDLRDVFKTCGGTRVMRANDTSFGVGHAPFSEAESLVKGVSDYIDTAYRPRHPEIGTDVKVMGLRDGDEITLTLAVAMVDRYLADVGEYVEAVEKLKESLQGIAPQFTGRKTQVFVNTADDINNGSVFLTVNGTSAEMGDDGSVGRGNRCNGLITPNRPMSMEATSGKNPINHIGKIYNLLATQLGNTCVAEVDGIQEIYIRLLSQIGHPIDQPLVASAQIIPRKGVDLAEVQPAVEAIIDTGLDDIAGITEKVVRGDLKTF; encoded by the coding sequence ATGATCAGGAATATCAGGGTAGAGCAGATCGAACAGACCCCCACCGAACAACAGCAGATCGAACTGGTCGAGCGCAAGGGTATCGGTCACCCTGACAGCATCGCCGACGGGATCGCGGAGGCAATCTCGCGGGCGCTCTGCCGGGCGTACATGGACGAGTGCGGGGTGTACCTCCACCACAACACCGACCAGGGCGAGATCGTCGCCGGCGAGTCCATCCCCTGTTTCGGCGGCGGCAAGGTCGTCAAGCCGATCTACGCCCTCCTCACCGGACGGGCCACCAAGACCTTCGACGGGATCAACATCCCGGCCGACGCCATCGCCGTCGAGGCGGCCAGGGCCTATGTGAAGAGCATCATCCCCATCATGAACATGGAACGCGACATCATCGTCGACTGCCGGATGGGGACCGGGTCGACCGACCTGCGCGACGTCTTCAAGACCTGCGGCGGCACCAGGGTGATGCGGGCCAACGACACTTCGTTTGGCGTGGGCCACGCCCCGTTCAGCGAGGCCGAGAGCCTGGTCAAGGGCGTCTCCGACTATATCGACACCGCCTACCGCCCCCGCCACCCGGAGATCGGGACCGACGTGAAGGTGATGGGCCTGCGTGACGGCGACGAGATCACCCTCACCCTCGCGGTGGCGATGGTCGACCGCTACCTCGCCGACGTCGGCGAGTACGTCGAGGCGGTCGAGAAACTCAAGGAGAGCCTGCAGGGGATCGCCCCGCAGTTCACCGGCAGAAAGACGCAGGTCTTCGTCAACACCGCCGACGACATCAACAACGGCAGCGTCTTCCTCACCGTCAACGGCACCTCGGCCGAGATGGGCGACGACGGCTCGGTGGGCCGGGGCAACCGGTGCAACGGGCTGATCACCCCCAACCGCCCGATGAGCATGGAGGCGACGAGCGGGAAGAACCCGATCAACCATATCGGCAAGATCTACAACCTCCTCGCGACGCAGCTCGGGAACACCTGCGTCGCCGAGGTGGACGGGATCCAGGAGATCTATATCAGGCTCCTCTCCCAGATCGGCCACCCCATCGACCAGCCGCTGGTGGCGAGCGCCCAGATCATCCCGAGAAAGGGCGTCGACCTCGCCGAGGTCCAGCCTGCGGTCGAGGCGATCATCGACACCGGTCTCGATGACATCGCCGGTATCACCGAGAAGGTCGTCAGGGGCGACCTGAAGACCTTCTGA
- a CDS encoding 50S ribosomal protein L16, with protein sequence MVRKPGVMYRNLAKKAYTRREYMGGVPGSRIVQFDMGNLSGEFPVEITLVVEESCQIRHTALEAARVNINRRLMKEIGRAGYHLKLRTYPHHVLRENKQATGAGADRVSEGMRMAFGKAVGTAARVNPGQKIFTVYTSKNQIEKAKDALKHGGYKLPSPIRVVVEEKAEN encoded by the coding sequence ATGGTACGTAAACCTGGAGTAATGTATAGGAATCTCGCCAAGAAGGCATATACACGGCGAGAATATATGGGCGGTGTGCCCGGCAGCAGGATCGTGCAGTTTGATATGGGCAACCTCAGCGGTGAATTCCCGGTGGAGATCACGCTCGTGGTGGAGGAGTCCTGTCAGATCCGCCACACGGCGCTCGAAGCGGCGCGTGTCAACATCAACAGGCGTCTGATGAAGGAGATCGGGCGTGCAGGCTACCACCTCAAGCTCCGCACCTACCCGCATCACGTGCTGCGTGAGAACAAGCAGGCCACCGGTGCCGGTGCGGACCGTGTCTCAGAAGGGATGCGGATGGCCTTCGGCAAGGCGGTCGGGACCGCCGCCAGGGTCAACCCGGGGCAGAAGATCTTCACGGTCTACACCAGCAAGAACCAGATCGAGAAGGCCAAGGACGCCCTCAAGCACGGCGGATACAAGCTGCCGTCGCCGATCCGCGTGGTCGTCGAAGAGAAAGCAGAGAACTAA
- a CDS encoding 2-oxoacid:acceptor oxidoreductase family protein, which translates to MRHEVRFSGFGGQGIILSAVILGRAAAIYDEKYAVQTQVYGPEARGGASMSAVVIDDEPVLYPEVTEPDIYVIMSQEGFLKYGAGAPEGAVMLLDDGLVQDRPACRFHSIPATYEAKFTLNRVIVANIVMLGALIATTEIVSREAIEKAVLDSVPKGTEDLNMRALKLGFDLGTRSMQNETA; encoded by the coding sequence ATGAGACACGAAGTGCGGTTCTCGGGCTTCGGCGGCCAGGGGATCATCCTCTCGGCCGTCATCCTCGGCCGGGCGGCGGCGATCTACGACGAGAAGTACGCCGTCCAGACGCAGGTCTACGGCCCCGAGGCGCGGGGCGGGGCGTCGATGAGCGCCGTCGTCATCGACGACGAACCGGTTTTGTACCCCGAGGTGACCGAGCCCGACATCTATGTGATCATGTCGCAGGAAGGCTTCCTCAAGTACGGCGCCGGGGCGCCGGAAGGAGCGGTGATGCTCCTCGACGACGGTCTCGTGCAGGACCGGCCCGCGTGCCGGTTCCACTCCATCCCGGCGACCTACGAGGCGAAGTTCACCCTGAACCGGGTGATCGTCGCGAACATCGTGATGCTCGGTGCGCTGATTGCGACCACCGAGATCGTCTCCAGAGAGGCGATCGAGAAGGCCGTCCTCGACTCGGTCCCGAAGGGGACCGAGGACCTCAATATGCGGGCGCTGAAACTCGGTTTCGACCTCGGCACAAGGAGTATGCAGAATGAAACTGCTTGA
- the sucC gene encoding ADP-forming succinate--CoA ligase subunit beta: protein MKLLEFEAKELFKQHGIQVPRGVLISDHEEAVLNLRKVGPNVVVKAQVDVGGRGKAGGVLMADTDTAVIAARELFAREIKGVKVARVLIEERLDIQHEYYVSITIDRSTKHPVVLFADTGGVNIEETAKTNPDAIRKVSFTPLLRNIPRFLLRELIRDAPAEVGETINKLYHVFCDRDALLAEINPLVTTPQGVYAADAKLIIDDNALARQEIAVNRDLTRREREAERHGFSYVELDGSIGVIGNGAGLTMSTLDLIEHFGGKAANFLDVGGGADKDRVKYAVELVADMPDVKVIIVNLLGGITRCDEVARGIIEAGVEQPVIVRLAGTNEKEGKEILAGHGYQMLGSMDEAVKAAVEVTA, encoded by the coding sequence ATGAAACTGCTTGAATTCGAAGCAAAAGAACTGTTTAAACAGCACGGGATCCAGGTGCCCAGGGGCGTCCTGATCAGCGACCACGAGGAGGCGGTCCTCAACCTCCGCAAGGTCGGGCCCAACGTCGTGGTGAAGGCGCAGGTCGACGTCGGCGGACGGGGGAAGGCCGGCGGCGTCCTGATGGCCGACACCGACACGGCGGTCATCGCCGCCCGCGAACTCTTCGCCCGCGAGATCAAGGGCGTCAAGGTCGCCAGGGTGCTCATCGAGGAGCGCCTTGACATCCAGCACGAGTACTACGTCAGCATCACCATCGACCGTTCGACCAAACACCCGGTCGTCCTCTTCGCCGATACCGGCGGCGTCAATATCGAGGAGACGGCAAAGACCAACCCGGACGCGATCCGGAAGGTCTCGTTCACGCCGCTCCTCCGCAATATCCCGCGGTTCCTGCTGCGCGAACTGATCCGGGACGCCCCGGCCGAGGTCGGCGAGACGATCAACAAACTCTACCACGTCTTCTGCGACCGCGACGCCCTCCTCGCCGAGATCAACCCGCTGGTCACCACCCCGCAGGGGGTCTATGCCGCGGACGCCAAACTGATCATCGACGACAACGCCCTGGCCCGCCAGGAGATCGCGGTGAACCGCGACCTCACCCGCCGCGAGCGCGAGGCCGAGCGGCACGGGTTCTCCTACGTCGAACTCGACGGTTCGATCGGGGTCATCGGCAACGGCGCCGGGCTGACAATGTCCACCCTGGACCTCATCGAACACTTCGGCGGGAAGGCGGCGAACTTCCTGGACGTCGGCGGCGGCGCCGACAAGGACCGCGTGAAATACGCCGTCGAACTGGTCGCCGATATGCCCGACGTCAAAGTGATCATCGTCAACCTCCTGGGCGGGATCACCCGCTGCGACGAGGTGGCCCGCGGGATCATCGAGGCCGGCGTCGAACAGCCGGTGATCGTCCGGCTCGCCGGCACCAACGAGAAAGAAGGGAAAGAGATCCTGGCCGGGCACGGCTACCAGATGCTCGGGAGCATGGACGAGGCCGTCAAGGCCGCGGTGGAGGTGACCGCATGA